The Pecten maximus chromosome 6, xPecMax1.1, whole genome shotgun sequence DNA window atgtgaaagcgcGTGTGgttttctggtttgtgttttctattattattactatgtatatccatCTCAAGGACATTATTTACTTTTGATTATCGCATGGCCTTCGGGAGATTTCGACTATTACGTCATCCTTCAATGATTTCAACATAGTCCCTATTAGTGTCTATTGTTGATATGTAATCATACGTTATGGCATTGTTTTGAAGTTCAGCATAATGGCCGGTTTCTCTATTAGGATTTAACTGGTCGTAATTGCCATCCATGTTGTTATCAACATGTCTATTTACGATAGCTCTAGCTTCGATTGCGCTCTTCCGACGTCGTAAAATGACTACGGTCGTTAACACGATGACCAGCATGATGACCATTCCTGCTACAAGTCCTATCACCAGTGACTGTACGTTCAGATCACGCGAGTCTGTGTTCTTAACATACATGTCTGTAGGTGTGGTCAAAGTGTCACTGTAGTTGGTCGTAAATGTTTTCCATGTTGAATCAATTTCATTGTCTGAATACTGAAATGTTTCACAAAGTAAGGGTAGCAGGGAGCTGCATTTCTTAACAGTTTTCTCTAATCGCCCATCTGCATCAACAGTAACGGACACACAATCGAAATCACCATCTTGGCTACTCACTTTCCCCCAATAAAATGCTTCCTGGCGGAAAACCCCAACCCAATGTTGACCATCAGGGGGGTTTCTGATATCAAAATATCCGCCGTAAAATTGTTTTCCATGCTCGCGATAACAGGCAAATCCAGATTCTGTCCAGTTCATTTTCTGTCGATAACGATCAACTTCATTTTCTTTACCTCCTTGACAAAGAAATGTATGTCGATCGCTACAGTCATTTGTCTGGAGCTTTCCACCTTGTCGATTTAGCTCTATAGTTTTACAATTCCCAATAGCATCATCACTAACTAAAGTCAACGGTTCATAGACACAAACACAGCTCCGAGTAGCGAAAACAACATTGCCACAAAATTCCTCAGCATTTCCAGGGCACTTGGCGGCTCTACAATAGCTATCATCATCTTCTTCAAATTTTTTAGAAGCATTGATACACACGCAACGCTCCGAGGTTAACCCGAAAAGTGATCCCTCACAATATGCTGTACATTCTCTCACATTATTATTTCCTGTGACTGATATAAAATTGCGTATGTTAACTAAAAAACACCCTGTAAGCCTCATCCATTTTGTATACTGAACACGCGCCGCTATCCAATATTCCTTGCTCCTTGAACTACCGCCACGTCTTTCTGACAGACCAAGAACGCGAACTTCATTCAGACTGTCGCCAGTTAACTCCTGTCCAAGTAGACGACATCCAGGTTGATTGAATCCATCTTCCCATGTGAAGATACCTTGACGAATATTAACGTTCTTTTGAATAATACATAACCCGTATAAACATTGCATGGACAACAACACGACTACAAAGCAATTAGCCATTGCAGGATACGGTGTTGGATGATGTTTAGTGTATACCACAAGATGTAAGTGTGTATTGAGGACGATGGAAACATAGCCAACGATACAGTAATGGGGAACATCCGGGCTCTTGCTTGTTTAGGAGAGATAAGATGTGACTCATCCTTAAGTGTAAAGGCCTCATATTAGTTTCAGAAAACCCGATGTACGTTGATGTGTGGTGGGAGTAGTGACATCCGACaatgatatttcaaattaagttATATTCTTATCTACTTGTACCGCAACATAGTAATAGtgttacattatatttacatcaagACAATGGAATGAATGGCATACCGTTTTAACAGAATCAAAGAAATACATTAGTTATTGAGCAACTTTACGTATatgtattacacaatataaattCATACTTCATTTCTGACGAGTATTAAATGATAAAAGAATACTTTTAACGTATTGAACCTTTCTTTACTCATTTTTAAGTATTAAGCAGATAGATATGTCATTTCTGCTTTACAATTAGCCCAAATAAAATGATGATGCACTTGCCCAATTAACTAATTACGCAGCTTGATAACTAAAGTAAGAACGCAGATTGTTAtgaaacagataaaaaataatgatttattttaacgAAATAGGAAAGTTTGAACCATAAACTAAATACCGAAATATTACAACAGTAAATCTACTGCCGATATACTTTATTTTTAAGTATTtcgttaaaaaaaaacttagtggacataacagaccacccaGAAAGACTACAAACCTTAATGCACACATGTGGCTttccttatatataacaacccGTAATACGCATAGCATACAAATAATGCCGACATTGGCttcgtccttaaatggccatcAGTTTTAATTATAATCAGAACATTAAATACGGCATACTACATGATATTACTGTACACGATAGTGACTAACCAAATCCTGCAATACCCCAATACCCCGTTCTTCTGAGATCACCTTTTACATTTCTTCACGTTAATAGTTTCTATGTCCgtgattttaaatgttatatcaaaGCGCCGCTTCTATCCTACTGTAAATATGGAAATGTTCGCGGCTTGGAAGTTTTCACTTATTTCACGATCATATTAAATCTACCCGAAAATAGCCATATTCGAACATAAAACacgtgaaaatattgacaaGCGAATAATTCcaccaaataaactaaatacaacAAAACCCAAGACGCAAGTTCCTGGTGGTAAACCATTCAAACGTTTTGTCGTCCGAGATAACTCGTACtcaaatttaaatatacattaccAATGACATTGCAATGCgaaaatatatttgaagtaCGACTGACAGCACGAAAATAACCACACTGCGAACAGTTTAGAAGCTGACTAAGCGGAAATTTCAACGCGCGAAAATGTCCTTTTTTACAGTTTTAACAAAATCGCGTCTGACGGAAACTTTATACCGTAccgtaccgttctcacaataaagatatGTGTGAAGGTGCGGGTTGTGAAGTTGTTGTCTTtaggaaaatcattaaaaaaacaagaaatatgcTAGAAGCATAAGACTTTCTCAGCACAATTGGTTGCTTGACGTTTCAAGAGCAGACGGCAATATCTTTACTGATGATCAAGAGATTGACATGTGTGCGAAGTGTTTAAAAAATTATCAGAAACGAAAGTCGCAACCTGAAGATCAAAACgttggtgttgatgatgatacGTGGATGAACATCCCATTATTATCCATAAACGATCTATGTTATGACCAGTCTTCCAACGCCAAATGAACACTATGTATAAATAGTTTcaatcaaaactcgactattTTGCCAAAGTGTGCAAAACATCAACTCAGCTAGTATCACAGACTGTGGTGCCCTTGGTCCTTACGTATGTGTTTCGTCATATCATAGTTAAAGATCTTAATCCTGACGTTTACATTCGAACTGAGGAAAGTACAATGATTACTTCCCGGATACCTTCAAGATCAAAGGAGATATGTTGGAGATATCACATATGCTGTTAATGAAGGAGACTTCCATCCAGATTGTAAAGCCTGGTCAGATTGGACAAGAACACAGTTTCTAGAAATTCTTTCACATTGTTCGTCCTCTACTGACACTGGTATTTACACTCCAAACCACGATAACGCACTGATATTGTTCTGGATAAAAGGGAAGACGAATATCTCCTGGGAACAGTGTTCAACTCTTTTTAAGATGTCAGTTTCCAATATACCAAGCACACGTCATTCCATAGTAAACGCATTAACTATTGTTCCATTGTTCCTTGGACAGGAACATCTTACAAAGGAAAACATTCTAGAGCATAACATAGTGTTCTGCGAAGCATGTTTTGGCAAGCGGGCGACTGTCATACTTGACGGTAGACATATTTCAATTCCCGATTTCTGATCACAAGCTCCAGAGAATCTTCTACTGCAGACATTCTGTAGCACATTAGTATAGCCCTGCGTAATGGttacattctggacacagtaAGACCTTGAAGCGGTAATGATGCGAAGATTACAAGTCACCATGGTAGTCTCTCTTGACTAGAGAAAGATGACAATCTCTAAAACCTTGCCAGACTCAACATGACGACCTACAAGCTGATGTATCCATTACTAATCCATTTGGGTATTGCAGTCATATCACACTCGATTCAAGCAATGGATATTTTTCACATCACAAGTTGTCTCCATTGCTTCATTAATGGCATCAAGGCAAATCGTTAGAATGGAATCCGATGACTCATATAAGTCGAACACCAGAGCGGGAGGCAAAGGATAGGATGCACGTTGACAAAATTAACGTGCATTAGTGTTCACAAATACTTAGCTTAATGTGTGAAAGACGTGCCAGATCTTACCAGGGCCAAGTCACTATTAACCAAACTAGATGCGACTGCGGTGTCCAAAGTTAGAAATGGAACACCTTCCGACAATATCCTGTGGCACATACCAACTATCAGTTGCAGCTGGCTACATCAGTGGACAGAGAACCATGGGATATGTGTTCCCGTAGCCAGTATCCTGTAATATTTAGGGCACTACGTGCATTTGGTAACCAGTAAGCATTTACATCCAAAagtcaaaacaaatatcatatgATGTAAATTTCGCTACCAACCGTCATCTTCCAGGTATCAGGTATGGTCGTCTAGGACATATAGAACAACGATGTAGACCAACACTGAAATGGCCAATCAGATTCTAGGACGAggaagccatattggatttcggATTAGGTGGTTTCATGTGTAAACCAACTAAAATCTATCATGTAGCGTTCTTGTCAGAAAATTGATTCAGCAGTTGTAAGAACAtttaatatttatgtttatcaGGGAATATGACGGCCGTTTTGCAAGTGGAAATTCCACTTCAGTTAGGTATAAGTGTAGTTGTCAGTCCCTGTGTACTAATGAAACCAactataaacattttatttcagttctgtttacaatatttcaatgcaaAATAGACGTTCCCAAATACTTGGACTGCAATAGGAAGTTGTATTTTTAAACTTAAGAAAATGTTTTGTCTCCAGTTCCTCATTTATTCGAACTTGTAACTTCTTGTTTTGCATGTATAATATCTAACATGTTATTATCGGCATGTTCTTATTTAGTTTCctcaaaaaaaatgaaaaaattatgtTGTAGCATTTTCTCCGTAAACTtatatgttttcattttgagCACAAAAAGGGCGCTAAATGTTTGCGTacttttgtatgtacatgtttagcCTTAAATGTAGGACTAGACGCTACCAATAGCACACACAAGCTATTGTATATGCTTCTTGGGCTATTTTGAAACCACACTTTTAAGAAACTTTATCGCATATTTCATAAATCTTTCTTTTTGACAGGATTTAAGTCGAAATGTGGAGGGCTTAATCAAAACGAGAGAGCCATTTTGTTGTACCATTCAGAGTAGGAGCTGATTTTTGTCTTAAGAAactaaccagatgcagacgcctgtgaaATATCACGTTTGCATCGACACAGATGTGATAATAAAGTCGTCCGTGTACTGAATCTTCGTGAAACCAACAAGAATATTCATCCGCTAGTTAATGCCAACAAGGTTCCAATAGGtgtaataaatacattaaacaGTGACGTAGTTACTTTGAAGGTGGTCCTTGCCGAAGCAAATTACAGCTTTCTGATTGGATTGAATAAAGAGCAAATTaaagattgtatatatataccaattaaCGCCTACATGGTTCCAATAGGTGTAACAAATATGGTCAGCAATGACGCAGTTAAGTTATAAAGGAGGTCACTGCCGAGGAAAATTACAGCTTTCTGACTGAATTGAATTACGATCAAATTAAAGATCGTCTATATGCCGAACTAAATTCCGCGTTATACTTGGttcaacaaaaatgtgtattgACATAAGAATATAATTACGGAAATcccttacatgtacatacgaacaaataatttattttaaaaaaagttgttgttttatcaatatCGACCAATGGTATACTAGTAACAAATAACAgaattcatttttgtataaacATTATGTTTACCAGTCAACCAATTACAGAACCTATACCTCAGGGTATGTGCACATTTGTTGAACCACATGGCCCTGTGGCCCCTTGTGAGGAAGGTTATCGATTCTGTCCCGTTGCCAGGACATGTCAGTCTTTAACAGTGTCATAATACATGGTTCTTTATGCTTCGAGTTTATTTCttcactctcgttagttatttcTCCAAAGTTACAAAAAGCACGCGCTTAAGCtcgtgtttttgtaacttttgaaaaattacggactcgagtgaaagaaataccatatacaacaagaggcccagagggcctgtatcgatCACttggtttcatgatatatgaaagaaaagaatgatgcttaagtatatttgtcgctggtattgctatgtcaatatatatcataagcattttatatgggtacctgtacattggttttattttaatactaaaaatgccaaaaagtgcattaatccatgaaattaaattgacttttggcgcgaccccatagggatgctaccacacaaatttgtgagtgatatccattgcttagtttcagagaagaacttgtttagaccaattggccccttttgaccctgccctctgcccccttgggggtcagctccttcctttatgcaatattgaatccctaccccaataggatgctaccagtcaaaccattgctaagtttcagagaataagttgtttaaatcaatttagccaacTTGACTCcttttttgtacaatttcaaattcctaccccaaggtgatgctaccagtaaaatatgagagatatccattgcttggttcaggagaagaagtcaattatatgaatatagcccgattgaccacatttggccccgcccctcaggcccctggggggtcagccccatcatttgtaaaattttgaaagataaaaatccaatttatacaaacattgcaTGGTCAAGAACTTCTGTTAAAACACTTGGGGTACATCATGGTTACATTATCGATGACAAAGCAATTTGGGaggagaaaattaaaaaaatcaaagcaTGTGTGCAGGTATGGAAAAGCAGAAACTTAACACTATACGGTAAGAGTCTGGTAATAAAATCCTTAATCATATCGCTTATAGATTACGAAATAGAAGCTCGCGGTATTCCAGAGAGATATGCTAAAGAAATAGATGCATTAATATGGGGCTTTGTATGGAATGAAAAGAGAGATTTAGTCAATCGTAAGGTCATATCTAACCAATATAAAGATGGTGGAATGGAAATTATTAATATTACCGATTACATTTATAGTAgacatataaaacattatataaaataataaaatgtgaaaatagcACATGGAATGCCATTGGTAAATATTGGATTGGGTACAAGGATACAACATACGGAATACAGAATTTTTTATGCAAACTCTCTGACGTTCGAGTTATGGACTTATCAAAAATTCCAAGTTTTAACAGAACACTTATAGAAGTGTGggcaaaatttcaaaaatctagCATCTCTGATTTTAGTAGAAATAAAATTTTAGAACAGCCTATATTTGGAAATCATTTCATTCAGTATAAAAGGAAGGCTATATTTTTCAATTCCTTTCTAAAGAGTAACATTTTTGCAATCAAAGATTTATGGGACGAGCGTAGAAATAATTTTAAAGGCGATCTCGAAATTTTTAATATGTTAACAGATAAAAGAAACTGTATATCAGAATtggcaaaattcaaaattgctTTCCCTATAGAATggttaaatatattgaaaagaaatgataCTAGAGTGATAGAATGTGTATATCCTATAATAGACACTAATCTAGATATAATTGGAAAAGATGGGAAGCCGATAGCATGTAAAAACCTTAAACCAAAAATGATtacaagtaaaataaaagccgaCGAAATTCCAAGATGTAAAGATAAATgggaatttgaatttgaaaaacaatttaattggGAGTTATTATggcaaaatatcacaaatactaTTATTACGATGCAAATGAAAGAGTTTCAATGGAAATGTGTCCACAATGTACTTTACACTGAATCAAAAATTAGCATGTTTAGTCCTTCAAATGGCAAATGCCATTTCTGTAAAACACATATCGAAGATATTGTACACCTTTTTTATGAATGTAACACTGTAAAAAATATTCTGAACATGTGTTCAtcacaaatattaaaacatatcccAGAATTTAGAGAAGAAATGTTAACGGTAGAAATTGTAATTTTGGGATACGAAGAGAATAATAATCTGTCTATACTCCTTAATACTGCTTTAATTGCATACAAATGGACTATTTGGAAATGTCGaaacgatataaaatacaatagaaatatattgaCTGACGCTTCCATCTTTGAAAAGGTAAAAGCATTATTAGTAAGTAATTTAGAAATGTACATTAAAtcgaagaaaaagaaaatagtgACGATAAACTATGTTCAGAATGTTTTAAATGCTTTATTATAGAAACAACAATTGAACTatagaatgaatgaatgaatgaatgaatgaatgaatgaatgaatgaatgaatgcaagtaatacaaaaaataaatgtataaattatcattaaaaaattaaatcaattaaaaaaaaaaataatataaagaaaaaagtgCTATGATGATAACCCTGGAGGCTCTTGGTGCCACGCACctataataaaaaacattatgataaattacaaaatgCATGTGAACAATATATGTGAATGCAATTGAGTATGTAGCATGTgcttttgtgtatttgtttgtatgtgtattgtacGTGTGGTTATTTTTGGAAGCGGGTTAAATATGTAAAGTGCATATTGTgtgaatatgttttatatgcGTGCGCGTCCTCTGTGTGTGGCTGAGATTGTTGGTTCGGGTTAGTATGTAAAATGCATATTGtgtgaatatattttgtatgcgTGCACGCTCTCTGTGTGTTACTGAGATTGTTGATTGAGCAGGTGTGGACTGTATAGGTGAATGTGTTGTGCGAGTGCATGATACCGTGTGTGTGTGCGTAATCCTATGTGGGCGTATGTGAGTGCGTGTATAATTTGGCATAAGGTGCAGGATGATGCGCATAGTATatattggagtatggagtgtgcaATAGTTAGAAATGAGAATGTAAGGAAAAAATCCAGCAAAATTGAAATGATGAGCCCAACAGTCTgagcacaaaaaaaaaaaaaaaaaaaaaaaattttgaatcccaaccacatagtgatgctaccaggcaaatatgagcgacagccattgcatggtttcagagaagaagtcgtttatatcaatagcgccaaattgaccacttttggccccgcccccagagggtcagccccatcatttgtacaattttgaatccccaccctatagtgatgctaccaggcaaatatgagcgatagccattgttcggtttcagagaagaagtcgtttatatcaatatagccggattgaccacattcggccccacccctcaggcccctggggggtcagccccatcatttgtacaattttgaatccacaccacataatgatgctaccaggcaaatatgagcgatagcgattgcttggtttcagagaagtcgtttatatgaatatagccggattgaccacattcggccccactcctcaggcccctggggggtcagccccatcatttgtacaattttgaatccccaccacataatgatgctatcaggcaaatatgagcgatagccattgcttggtttcagagaagtcgtttatatgaatatagtcggattgaccacattcggccccactcctcaggcccctggggggtcagccccatcatttgtacaattttgaatccccaccccatagtgatgctaccaggcaaatatgagcgatagcctttgcttggtttcagagaagaagtcgtttatatcaatatcgccaaattgaccacttttggccccgccccagaggcccccagggggtcagccccatcatttgtacaattttgagtcccctacccatagggatgcttctgaccaaatttgttcaaattccgatcaggggttatgaagaagaagtcaaataagtcaattgttgacagacggacggacgacggatgccacgatatggcataagctcacctcCGCTGAGCTAACAACCAGTCGTTGTGTAACCTCGATTTCATCATAACTCGCATCGTAGCAAACTGGCACTGGTGCATTCAGATGGGCTTATCTTTCTCGATTCTTTTTTCAAAGACAGCTGTAAACCTTCATTTTGTTCTTGTTATTCTTCAAAGGATTATTTGGTACATTGGTTTCAGTATAAGAACAAGTTAAAAGCGCCATTGTTAACACTTCggtaacatgtacaatatataaatgaatactGTATGTAAACATAACGGCACTCAACATTTCTTTATTAACAAAACAAGTAAACATAGCACGAAGGTTGTATCACATTATTCATTTCAACTACGTGTAGTTGAGATAATTTAAAGTATAAAAATAAACtttcttcatttttaaattCTTGTGATATTCAATACCATTTACATCGTttaattacattaatatataattacgtATGTAATGTGTTCGAATTCTATATCTAATCACTGCCCCTAAGAAACATAGTATAACTGTTCTACTGATAACTGTTATTAGT harbors:
- the LOC117329132 gene encoding uncharacterized protein LOC117329132; its protein translation is MANCFVVVLLSMQCLYGLCIIQKNVNIRQGIFTWEDGFNQPGCRLLGQELTGDSLNEVRVLGLSERRGGSSRSKEYWIAARVQYTKWMRLTGCFLVNIRNFISVTGNNNVRECTAYCEGSLFGLTSERCVCINASKKFEEDDDSYCRAAKCPGNAEEFCGNVVFATRSCVCVYEPLTLVSDDAIGNCKTIELNRQGGKLQTNDCSDRHTFLCQGGKENEVDRYRQKMNWTESGFACYREHGKQFYGGYFDIRNPPDGQHWVGVFRQEAFYWGKVSSQDGDFDCVSVTVDADGRLEKTVKKCSSLLPLLCETFQYSDNEIDSTWKTFTTNYSDTLTTPTDMYVKNTDSRDLNVQSLVIGLVAGMVIMLVIVLTTVVILRRRKSAIEARAIVNRHVDNNMDGNYDQLNPNRETGHYAELQNNAITYDYISTIDTNRDYVEIIEG